A single Pseudochaenichthys georgianus chromosome 10, fPseGeo1.2, whole genome shotgun sequence DNA region contains:
- the LOC139434679 gene encoding zinc finger protein 583-like — protein sequence MRIHTGEKPFRCSVCEKAFSRSGSLKTHMIFHTGEKPFRCSVCKKAFLHSRSLKTHMRVHTGEELFPCSVCKKSFSQSGNLKTHMRVHTGEKAHICSVCKKAFSRSGSLKVHMRIHTGEKAHICSVCKKAFSHSGSLKEHMTIHTGVKPFKCSVCKKAFSRSGYLKTHMRIHTGEKAHICLVCKKAFSHSGSLKEHMTVHTGEKAHSCSVCKKAFLQSSNLKTHMRVHTGEEIYSCNVCDKRFKWRNPFKRHKCVGRQSSQVNEIQTEDNGEAEPPISSSAEHMETEADGEDNE from the coding sequence atgagaatccacacaggagagaaaccctttcgctgctcagtttgtgagaaagctttttcacggagtggaagtttaaagacacacatgatattccacacaggagagaaaccctttcgctgctcagtctgtaagaaagcttttttacACAGTAGaagtttaaagacacacatgagagtccacacaggagaggaacTCTTtccctgctcagtctgtaagaaatctttttcacagagtggaaatttaaagacacacatgagagtccacacaggagagaaagcacacatctgctcagtctgtaagaaagctttttcacggagtggaagtttaaaggtacacatgagaatccacacaggagagaaagcacacatctgctcagtctgtaagaaagctttttcacacagtggaagtttaaaggaacacatgacaatccacacaggagtgaaaccattcaaatgctcagtctgtaagaaagctttttcacggagtggatatttaaagacacacatgagaatccacacaggagagaaagcacacatctgtttagtctgtaagaaagctttttcacacagtggaagtttaaaggaacacatgacagtccacacaggagagaaagcacacagctgctcagtctgtaagaaagcttttttacAGAGTTCaaatttaaagacacacatgagagtccacacaggagaggaaatatacagctgcaatgtttgtgacaaaagatttaaatggcGTAATCCTTTCAAAAGGcacaagtgtgttggtcgtcagtcctcacaggttaatgaaattcaaactgaggataacggagaggcagagcctccaatcagcagctcagctgaacacatggaaacagaagctgatggagaggacaaTGAATAA